The segment CAGCTGCCGTATCCGTATGCCGGTCGGCTGCCCCCATGGTCATTCGTAGCAGCCGCCGGACCATGAGCTCATCCCGGATGCTGAGATTGGCTTGCGCCACCGGGCCGGCCGCTGTCAATCGGGATTGCAAGCGGAATGGTTTACTAGCTGGCAGGACCGGCAACGTTCAGCAATACCTTCGTCAATACGCCAATGAGAAGAAGGTCTTCGAGCGCACCAAGCCGCATTGCAATGTGGGCACCATTGGCCATGTTGATCACGGCAAGACAACTCTGACCGCAGCCATCACCAAAGTACTGGCGGACAAGCACCTGGCCGAGAGCAAAAAGTACAATGAGATTGACAACGCGCCGGAGGAGAAGGCCAGAGGCATTACGATCAATGTGGCCCATGTCGAGTACCAGACAGAGTCGCGTCATTATGGTCACACGGATTGCCCAGGACATGCCGACTACATCAAGAACATGATCACGGGCACAGCTCAAATGGATGGGGCCATTCTAGTCGTGGCTGCAACGGACGGCGCTATGCCCCAGACCCGTGAGCACATGCTGCTGGCCAAACAGATTGGCATTGATCATATCGTTGTGTTTATCAACAAAGTGGATGCCGCCGATCAGGAGATGGTTGACCTGGTGGAAATGGAAATACGCGAGCTGCTCAGCGAGATGGGCTATGATGGGGATAATATTCCTGTCGTAAAAGGCTCTGCTCTGTGCGCTTTGGAGGATAAAAATCCCGAAATTGGTTCGGAGGCGATTCTAAAGCTGCTCAAGGAAGTAGACAGCTTCATACCAACTCCAGTGCGTGAGCTGGACAAGCCCTTCCTTCTGCCAGTCGAGAATGTATACTCTATTCCAGGACGCGGAACTGTTGTCACTGGTCGCCTGGAGCGAGGTGTGGTCAAGAAGGGAATGGAATGTGAATTTGTCGGCTACAACAAGGTGCTCAAGTCGACGGTGACTGGCGTAGAGATGTTCCATCAGATTTTGGAGGAGGCTCAGGCTGGAGATCAACTGGGAGCCTTGGTGCGCGGCGTTAAGCGAGATGACATCAAGCGTGGCATGGTTATGTGCAAGCCAGGCAGtgtaaaggccatggatcagCTGGAGGCACAGGTCTACATCTTGTCCAAGGAAGAGGGTGGTCGCACCAAGCCCTTCATGTCGTTCATTCAACTCCAAATGTTCTCGCGCACCTGGGACTGTGCTGTCCAAGTGCAAATCCCCGACAAGGACATGGTCATGCCTGGGGAGGATACCAAACTGATACTGCGTCTCATCCGCCCTATGGTCATGGAACAGGGACAACGTTTCACACTACGCGACGGAAACCTGACTCTGGGCACTGGTGTTGTTACCAAGACCATGTCGGCGCTGACTGAGACGCAACGCTCCGAGCTAACTGAGGGCAAGAAGGCGCGCGAGAAGAAGGAGGCTGCCAAGAAGTAATAAGAAATGTGTCGGCTATTTAATAAAATCATATATTTAAGCACTTTGTATGCGTATTCTGTAAGTTGTTGGCGATTAAATTGGAGTCGAGTAATAAAAAAACGAAACACAAGAACTGAAACCAGCTAAAAACTATTTTTAAATCGTGTTCTGGTTTGTAGGGAATGCTTTTTTGTGTATCGATTATTCGTTGAGAAAAATCGAATATTGTTCAATACTGATCTCTAGTGCTGGAAAATTAAGTATCGCAACCGTCTTGAACGCAGCTTAAGATAAAGAAAATTTTGAAATGAATTGAAAATAAGTGCAAATATGTACACTCAGCGTTGGCGACGGTCATCGGGTATAGAAACTAACGTTAGAGCCAATTGATAAACTTTTAATTCCAACCTTTTTTGCACACAGAATCTTTGGACGACAATAAGCCATTACCCGAACTCAGTTTCGAAGACTTTTTGGAGCCAACACAAGAAGAAACTGCCACACAGCACCACATGGAAATCGATGCACTCGATTCGGATGGAGATGGCGCCTGCGGCGATGAGCACTCAATCTCCATTAAAGAGTCATTGAACACCCCGCAATTTAAAAGAACCGTTGTCACCATACTGGAGGACAAACGATTGAGATCGCCTGGACCTGCTGTTTTGAAATCGCACGCTATTAAAGTGGTAACAGCAGGGGGGGGATCAGTCGCACCAATCAAGCCACAAATAACCGACATAAAGGTTTTAAACAATTTTAAACCCCTTTCAAGCAACACTGTTAAGATTGGCAACACAACTGTTGCACCAACATCCTCTACGGGTGGAACACCAAAGGGTTTAAACAGCCTGACCATGACACAGATGAAAACGCCTGATGGAAAAATTCTCTACCTTCAAAAGTCCATGCCGGCGGGAGCTGCTGCTAAGCCAGTGGTAGCTGCATCGACTCCTACCATGCCCAAGGCAGCAGTCACTGTGTCATCAGCAGGAGCCGTACATCATCTAGTCGCCCCAACGGGCCTTCAAAAAGCAATCCTCTCCAAGGCCATGAACGTTGGCAGCACTGGTCTGGTCAAGGCAGCCGTGCCAGGGAAAGGAGGTACCTCTGCCTCCACGCCCTTAACAATTAAGGTCATAACGCCACTGGGCGCGAAGAGTGTATCGCCCGCCAACTCACCTACATCAACTCCGGCTGCCAAATTTCAGGTGGTCCGGACATCTGATGGAAAGATAATCAAGATTAATCAGGCCAGCCCGTCCATGATTATAAACACCAAAGCaaacaccaccaccacaccGGGAACTGGCATCAATGCAGCAACATCCGCCCTTAAACTGTCTTCCTCAACCGGTAGCGTAGGACTCCGAAAATCGATTGGCCAAGTGGTTATCAGGGCAACTCCTCCCAAACACGGGCCAGATGTAAGCAACAGTTCCACTTTGACTACCGGCACATCTGTCACAACAAACAACGCATCGGCTCCGCCCGGAAAAATGTTGGTGCAAAACACGGGCAAGCAAATTGTGGTGTCCAACAAGAACATCATAAAGCTATCGCCCAAACCAGGGGCCGCCAGTAGCATAACCAACACAATCGGCGCCCAAGGGAACTCCCCAACGAAAGGAATACATGCTGTACAAATTCCTGGCAAAGGCGGTGTCGTGCAGTATGTACGTGTCCTCCCCAGCACTAAGGAGGCGGCCAGTACCAGCAGTGCATCGGCAGTCGCAAGGTCGAATTCCTCGCCAAAGATAACTCTTGTGCGTTCTGTCATGTCCACGGCTACATCCTCAAAAAGTCCATCTACCCCAACATCAGTAGGAACTAAAGTAGTTTCTGTGGGCAATACAAACAAGATTATAATGAAGTCAACGGGTGGAAGCATTGTTCCGCTTCCCTCCATGCAAACGTTGGTTTCCAAGGTGAGTACGAAAACTGTACCGATCTACACTATCCTTGGTACACGGAGAGCTAACGTTGTGTTAAACCTTTTTAGCGTGCGCTGGGCGCCACCAACACCAGGCCGCCTAGTGTGGGCAGCGGCAATAGCGGCACTCAGGAATCGCCCCGAAAACAAAGGCTAAACGATCTCAATATTCAACACTTGGCCGCTGCAGACGATGACAGCGATAGCAGCGAAGCGGGCCCGGAGACAAAACGGCCACGCTTCGTAATATCCGTACCGCAGTCATCtcagaagcagcagctgcaaaagCATGTTATCACACGTCCCTCGTCGATACAGCGCGTGACGGTGCAGGGCGCCAACTCCAACAAAAGTAGTGCTAATCCTGCAAAGAAAGTCTACAATTTGTTGCAGTCTCCCAGAGGAGTCAAGTACATGATTTGTAATTCGGGAATTCCTCAGTCAGTGACCAGTGCCATGAGACGTGGATACACTGGCTATGTGGGCAAAACTCGTCGTCCGCTTTCCATAGCAGCACAACAGCATCGCTTGCAAATTACTCCACAGCAACAGGCAAAAAATTTGCAAGCCTTGCAGGCCCAGGCCAAACAGAGGATacgacagcagcagctgcaaaaTCAACCATTTGCGGTTCAGCCGAAGGCGACACAGGCCACAGTCCAGCCGTCACAAGCTAATGCTAATGCTAATCCTAATCCTAATCCTCAAAGCGCCAAGATTTTGCCTGAGAAGCCGCTCTTTGAGATACTTAAGTCTCCCCAATTGGCCTCAGCGCCTACGACTGACGCACTGGCGGGTATGGCGTCGCGACGTAAACATTGTAATTGCAGCAAGTCACAGTGTTTGAAGCTCTATTGCGATTGCTTTGCCAATGGAGAGTTCTGCCAGGACTGCACCTGTAAGGACTGCTTCAATAATCTGGACTATGAAGTGGAACGAGAGCGAGCAATACGCAGTTGCCTTGACCGCAATCCCAGCGCATTCAAGTACGTGTTTCTTTTTATTCCAGCTGGAACCATCGTGTATTTTAAGTTAAAAtttttgttctgttttctTTACAGACCCAAGATAACGGCGCCCAATTCGGGTGACATGCGTCTGCATAACAAAGGGTGCCACTGCAAACGGTCTGGCTGTCTGAAGAACTACTGCGAGTGCTACGAGGCAAAGATACCTTGCTCTAGCATGTGCAAATGCGTAGGTTAGTAAAAGAATGAAAACCCTAGGATTTGTGTTCACCGATCTTAACtaaaatgttttatttttgtatttttgtaggCTGTCGCAACATGGAAGATCGTCCAGATGTAGACATGGACTCTATGGACTGTTTAGTGGATCGCGAAGACTCGAACAAGGCTAAAGACGGGAACGACAAACAGTCGCAGGATGATTCGGATCGGTATTTGACCGACGATGTTGTAGAGGCGACTATTATGTGCATGATAACTCGCATAGTGATGCACGAGAAGCAGAATACGGCTTTAGAGGATACCGAGCGTGAGGTGATGGAGGAGCTGGGCGAGAGCCTGTCTCAGATTATATCTTTTGGCAAGGAGAAAATCGATACAAACGAGCTGGTAGACTCCATGGCATTGGCTTCTTGATGTTTAAACGTAACATGAATTAGTTTGTAAGATTAAAGCGTTCTTGACCTTTTCCCCTTTAACTTGTACTCTTTTCATggcctttctaaaagttgacCTTAAAGTAATGTgtaaagtttaaaaaaaaatgttacaccaaatgtatatacatatatcaaaTCAATCCAATCATGCATTAACTCGTACATTAGCAAATACCAGATTTAAGATAAAATTCACTCTGTATTACCATCGAGGGTCTTTGACGCGGTCTTTCCGCAACCTTGATGTAAGCAATTGTAACTATATACAATAAATGTTTAGTTGCGAAAACAAAAGAGTTTCCATTGGGAAGGGCAAGACCATGGGGCCTTTCAAGAGGCTTTAAATTTAGTAAAAAGTAAAACTTGTTCTCGAGCGTAGCTTTTTTATTCACCAACAACTTCAGTTACATATTTGTagtttgcatttgcatttgcatttgaattTCAATAGAATTGTTTCCAATTTATAAGATAAGGGCGAGCCCGAGTATAGTAAACTCAACGCAGTTCAGTATATCCCGATATCTTGTTATAAGTATCTCTATGAAATAAACATTTGTCCATCAACTAGTGCAGagattatatatataaaagcTATAATATTGTATTCATATAATTTTATAAGTGGTTTTTTGGTAATATATTCTACTCGGTCACCGTTTGGCTTAATAAGAGTAAGTTTTCTGGTTAGGTTTCTCCCGGCTCTCACCCTAAACATGGCATGGCATGAGTACACATCGTCACATCGTTTGTAGTGTGTGAAAGTGTGATAATATTCTAAGGACTATGGTTAATTTAGTTTATATAAATAGCTCGTATCATATTGTGTTGTGTTTTGACTAATATGCTCGCGCTAAACTATAGAAACGAAGATAGTATTTAGTTTTCCTGCGGTCATTCGCATGTGAACTTGAGAGAGAGTATGTGTGTGCGATTATCTCATATATAGCAAATACATACGGTAAGTTGTTAAATTTAGTATTTTAGTGTGTATTTCGTAGTATAGTGTATATTGAATACTGTGCACAAAACGCTTTGGTTAATTGTAGTAGCATAATAGCTTTGTTTGACCACATACCagctttttgtgtgtgtttttaaaTCGTATTTTGCAAACGattacacttttttttttaacatttaaaCATAGTTAGATAACAATAACGATTTCAATATGAGTTATACTAGGAGTATGCATAATATTTATATTGTTGTTGTTCATTTATAAGCTATATTGTCTAATTCACACGTCTATATTGAATGCTGAGTCCCCCGAACGGGGAACCAAAGCACAAGGTTGTACAATATAACCTTATGAAAACCGAACAAAACCTGTTGCTAAATATCAGATTAGTATAGATACATTTAAATACATATGATGTACAGGTTGCATACCCTGTACAATGCTCTTGTACCTTTTACGAGTATATGTAATATCAAATCTCTGAATTGGTTAATATACTataaaatgtgtgtgtttgcatGATTGAATTCGGCAATTCTTCAAAGCGTGAAATGTTACAATGAACACAAAGTCAACGTCTATGTGGATTATGATTGGATTACAAGTCAATACGAGTAGGTATTAGATATTGTTTGTATAGTTAAAGTTTCACAACAATGGAACAACGATGATAATCAGCAAGTACTTCAGCTATGCGTATGTAAAATTTTTCAATATAACCTCATTGTATACCTGCGATTTACTacattttgtttgcttttcaaCTTTCTTCGTTTTACCGATCTGGCCTAGTACTACAGAGCTATTTACCTCTATGGATCCTGCTCAATGCGTGCACAAAAATGTATTCTAAGGTGGCCCCATTCAGGTGGCGCTATGTTGCATTACAATTTTGGGATTTTACATGATCCTGTACGTGATCACAACACTTAAAGACACTTGCAGCCATTCAAGAGTCTTGCGGCAGTATCCGATTG is part of the Drosophila miranda strain MSH22 chromosome Y unlocalized genomic scaffold, D.miranda_PacBio2.1 Contig_Y1_pilon, whole genome shotgun sequence genome and harbors:
- the LOC108158949 gene encoding elongation factor Tu isoform X1 translates to MSHAFAAAVSVCRSAAPMVIRSSRRTMSSSRMLRLACATGPAAVNRDCKRNGLLAGRTGNVQQYLRQYANEKKVFERTKPHCNVGTIGHVDHGKTTLTAAITKVLADKHLAESKKYNEIDNAPEEKARGITINVAHVEYQTESRHYGHTDCPGHADYIKNMITGTAQMDGAILVVAATDGAMPQTREHMLLAKQIGIDHIVVFINKVDAADQEMVDLVEMEIRELLSEMGYDGDNIPVVKGSALCALEDKNPEIGSEAILKLLKEVDSFIPTPVRELDKPFLLPVENVYSIPGRGTVVTGRLERGVVKKGMECEFVGYNKVLKSTVTGVEMFHQILEEAQAGDQLGALVRGVKRDDIKRGMVMCKPGSVKAMDQLEAQVYILSKEEGGRTKPFMSFIQLQMFSRTWDCAVQVQIPDKDMVMPGEDTKLILRLIRPMVMEQGQRFTLRDGNLTLGTGVVTKTMSALTETQRSELTEGKKAREKKEAAKK
- the LOC108158949 gene encoding elongation factor Tu isoform X2, which codes for MVIRSSRRTMSSSRMLRLACATGPAAVNRDCKRNGLLAGRTGNVQQYLRQYANEKKVFERTKPHCNVGTIGHVDHGKTTLTAAITKVLADKHLAESKKYNEIDNAPEEKARGITINVAHVEYQTESRHYGHTDCPGHADYIKNMITGTAQMDGAILVVAATDGAMPQTREHMLLAKQIGIDHIVVFINKVDAADQEMVDLVEMEIRELLSEMGYDGDNIPVVKGSALCALEDKNPEIGSEAILKLLKEVDSFIPTPVRELDKPFLLPVENVYSIPGRGTVVTGRLERGVVKKGMECEFVGYNKVLKSTVTGVEMFHQILEEAQAGDQLGALVRGVKRDDIKRGMVMCKPGSVKAMDQLEAQVYILSKEEGGRTKPFMSFIQLQMFSRTWDCAVQVQIPDKDMVMPGEDTKLILRLIRPMVMEQGQRFTLRDGNLTLGTGVVTKTMSALTETQRSELTEGKKAREKKEAAKK
- the LOC117190203 gene encoding protein lin-54 homolog isoform X1, with translation MYTQRWRRSSESLDDNKPLPELSFEDFLEPTQEETATQHHMEIDALDSDGDGACGDEHSISIKESLNTPQFKRTVVTILEDKRLRSPGPAVLKSHAIKVVTAGGGSVAPIKPQITDIKVLNNFKPLSSNTVKIGNTTVAPTSSTGGTPKGLNSLTMTQMKTPDGKILYLQKSMPAGAAAKPVVAASTPTMPKAAVTVSSAGAVHHLVAPTGLQKAILSKAMNVGSTGLVKAAVPGKGGTSASTPLTIKVITPLGAKSVSPANSPTSTPAAKFQVVRTSDGKIIKINQASPSMIINTKANTTTTPGTGINAATSALKLSSSTGSVGLRKSIGQVVIRATPPKHGPDVSNSSTLTTGTSVTTNNASAPPGKMLVQNTGKQIVVSNKNIIKLSPKPGAASSITNTIGAQGNSPTKGIHAVQIPGKGGVVQYVRVLPSTKEAASTSSASAVARSNSSPKITLVRSVMSTATSSKSPSTPTSVGTKVVSVGNTNKIIMKSTGGSIVPLPSMQTLVSKRALGATNTRPPSVGSGNSGTQESPRKQRLNDLNIQHLAAADDDSDSSEAGPETKRPRFVISVPQSSQKQQLQKHVITRPSSIQRVTVQGANSNKSSANPAKKVYNLLQSPRGVKYMICNSGIPQSVTSAMRRGYTGYVGKTRRPLSIAAQQHRLQITPQQQAKNLQALQAQAKQRIRQQQLQNQPFAVQPKATQATVQPSQANANANPNPNPQSAKILPEKPLFEILKSPQLASAPTTDALAGMASRRKHCNCSKSQCLKLYCDCFANGEFCQDCTCKDCFNNLDYEVERERAIRSCLDRNPSAFKPKITAPNSGDMRLHNKGCHCKRSGCLKNYCECYEAKIPCSSMCKCVGCRNMEDRPDVDMDSMDCLVDREDSNKAKDGNDKQSQDDSDRYLTDDVVEATIMCMITRIVMHEKQNTALEDTEREVMEELGESLSQIISFGKEKIDTNELVDSMALAS
- the LOC117190203 gene encoding protein lin-54 homolog isoform X2: MEIDALDSDGDGACGDEHSISIKESLNTPQFKRTVVTILEDKRLRSPGPAVLKSHAIKVVTAGGGSVAPIKPQITDIKVLNNFKPLSSNTVKIGNTTVAPTSSTGGTPKGLNSLTMTQMKTPDGKILYLQKSMPAGAAAKPVVAASTPTMPKAAVTVSSAGAVHHLVAPTGLQKAILSKAMNVGSTGLVKAAVPGKGGTSASTPLTIKVITPLGAKSVSPANSPTSTPAAKFQVVRTSDGKIIKINQASPSMIINTKANTTTTPGTGINAATSALKLSSSTGSVGLRKSIGQVVIRATPPKHGPDVSNSSTLTTGTSVTTNNASAPPGKMLVQNTGKQIVVSNKNIIKLSPKPGAASSITNTIGAQGNSPTKGIHAVQIPGKGGVVQYVRVLPSTKEAASTSSASAVARSNSSPKITLVRSVMSTATSSKSPSTPTSVGTKVVSVGNTNKIIMKSTGGSIVPLPSMQTLVSKRALGATNTRPPSVGSGNSGTQESPRKQRLNDLNIQHLAAADDDSDSSEAGPETKRPRFVISVPQSSQKQQLQKHVITRPSSIQRVTVQGANSNKSSANPAKKVYNLLQSPRGVKYMICNSGIPQSVTSAMRRGYTGYVGKTRRPLSIAAQQHRLQITPQQQAKNLQALQAQAKQRIRQQQLQNQPFAVQPKATQATVQPSQANANANPNPNPQSAKILPEKPLFEILKSPQLASAPTTDALAGMASRRKHCNCSKSQCLKLYCDCFANGEFCQDCTCKDCFNNLDYEVERERAIRSCLDRNPSAFKPKITAPNSGDMRLHNKGCHCKRSGCLKNYCECYEAKIPCSSMCKCVGCRNMEDRPDVDMDSMDCLVDREDSNKAKDGNDKQSQDDSDRYLTDDVVEATIMCMITRIVMHEKQNTALEDTEREVMEELGESLSQIISFGKEKIDTNELVDSMALAS